A section of the Citrus sinensis cultivar Valencia sweet orange chromosome 8, DVS_A1.0, whole genome shotgun sequence genome encodes:
- the LOC102629208 gene encoding protein trichome birefringence-like 13 isoform X1, translating into MATGGHHIHLQNNRKKFSLLPLLSLLIFASIFLVLSLSSKTSISSSSSQTLLLEGRSEPDPTYSSSRFGVCNYSEGKWIYDPKDRFNHKYDSSCKEIFRGWNCLLNNKSNAKEIATWRWKPHGCDLQPLDPLQFLQTYRDTNIGFVGDSLNRNMFVSLFCTLKRVSTDVKKWRPARADRGFTFLEHNLTIAYHRTNLLARYGRWLANANGGELEALGYKEGYRVDVDVPDSTWAKAASFHDILIFNTGHWWWAPAKFDPVKSPMLFFEKDKPVIPPVQPNVGLDMVLKHMIQYVEKTARRGSIKLFRTQSPRHFEGGDWDQGGSCQRLQPLLPEQVEELFSVQNNGTNVEARLVNQHLYKALKGSDFQILDITHMSEFRADAHPSTAGGKKHNDCMHWCLPGITDTWNDLFVTLLNNVKVRT; encoded by the exons ATGGCCACTGGAGGCCACCACATCCACCTACAAAACAACCGAAAGAAATTCTCACTTTTGCCCTTACTCTCACTCCTCATTTTCGCTTCTATATTCctcgtcctctctctctcCAGCAAGACCTCcatttcctcttcttcttcgcAAACACTTCTACTCGAAGGCAGATCCGAGCCCGACCCGACATACTCCTCTTCCCGGTTCGGGGTGTGCAATTACTCCGAGGGGAAGTGGATCTACGACCCTAAGGATAGATTCAATCACAAGTACGATAGCTCGTGTAAGGAGATATTCAGGGGATGGAATTGTCTTCTCAATAATAAATCCAACGCTAAGGAAATTGCCACGTGGCGATGGAAACCTCATGGCTGTGATCTTCAGCCTTTGGATCCTCTCCAGTTTCTGCAGACTTATAGAGATACGAACATTG GATTTGTTGGGGACTCCTTGAACAGGAATATGTTTGTGTCTCTGTTTTGTACTTTGAAACGCGTGTCAACTGATGTGAAGAAGTGGCGCCCAGCTAGGGCAGATCGTGGCTTTACATTTCTTGAGCACAACCTCACCATTGCTTATCATAGAACGAACCTTTTGGCACGTTACGGTAG GTGGTTAGCTAATGCTAATGGTGGTGAGTTAGAAGCTCTTGGATATAAGGAGGGATACAGAGTTGATGTTGATGTTCCTGACAGCACATGGGCAAAGGCTGCAAGCTTCCATGATATTCTAATATTTAACACAGGACACTg GTGGTGGGCTCCTGCAAAATTTGACCCTGTGAAGTCACCTATGCTATTCTTTGAGAAGGATAAGCCTGTCATCCCTCCTGTACAACCCAATGTTGGTTTGGATATGGTCTTAAAACACATG ATACAATATGTTGAGAAAACTGCACGTCGAGGTTCGATCAAACTCTTTCGTACACAGTCGCCAAGGCATTTTGAAGGAGGTGATTGGGACCAAGGAGGTTCATGTCAACGGCTACAGCCTTTATTGCCTGAGCAA GTTGAAGAACTTTTCTCAGTACAAAATAATGGAACCAATGTAGAAGCGCGCCTGGTGAATCAGCACCTGTACAAGGCCCTTAAGGGCTCGGATTTCCAAATTTTGGACATTACCCACATGAGTGAGTTCAGAGCAGATGCTCATCCCTCTACAGCCGGCGGCAAGAAACACAATGATTGCATGCACTGGTGCCTACCAGGAATTACAGATACTTGGAATGATTTGTTTGTAACACTTCTGAACAATGTTAAG
- the LOC102628935 gene encoding branched-chain-amino-acid aminotransferase 6-like isoform X4 encodes MLKVSDCFRKWSIPSRIAGSILSKTRNQYCRTAGAAVEGYNEPSVHSHVNGESANINWDDLGFGLIPTDYMYIMNCSKDQHFSQGTLTPFGKIEMNPSSGILNYGQGLFEGLKAHRTANGRILLFRPEQNAMRMKVGAKRMCMQAPTVEQFVNAVKQTVHSNKRWVPPPGKGAMYIRPLLMGSGPVLGVAPASEYTFITYASPVGNYHKGLLNLIVEEKFRRAIPGGTGGVKAVTNYAIIYKPIAEAKAKGFTDVLFLNAEKYIEEVSTSNIFLVKGNEISTPPTSGTILPGITRKSIIEITHVLGYQVKERAIPVEELFDAEEVFCTGTAVGVNSVNSITYQDERIEYKRGAGTVGQKLYEMVTGIQTGRIEDKMGWTVELD; translated from the exons ATGTTAAAAGTAAGTGATTGTTTCAGAAAATGGAGCATACCGTCAAGAATAGCAGGATCGATTTTGTCTAAG aCAAGAAATCAATATTGTAGAACAGCAGGAGCAGCAGTGGAAGGTTACAATGAACCAAGTGTTCATAG CCATGTCAATGGAGAATCTGCAAATATTAATTGGGATGACCTTGGATTTGGCCTAATTCCAACTGATTATATGTACATAATGAATTGTTCTAAAGACCAACACTTCTCACAAGGAACTCTCACTCCATTTGGAAAGATAGAGATGAACCCTTCATCTGGAATTTTAAACTATGGACAG GGTTTGTTCGAAGGTTTGAAGGCACACAGGACAGCAAATGGGCGTATCCTACTGTTTCGGCCAGAACAAAATGCCATGCGCATGAAAGTGGGTGCAAAAAGAATGTGCATGCAGGCACCAACTGTAGAACAATTTGTGAATGCAGTAAAGCAAACTGTACACTCCAACAAGCGATGg GTGCCTCCACCAGGGAAAGGAGCAATGTATATAAGGCCTTTGCTTATGGGAAGTGGACCGGTTCTAGGAGTTGCACCGGCCTCCGAATACACCTTCATAACTTATGCTTCTCCTGTAGGCAATTATCATAAG GGTTtactaaatttgattgtggAGGAAAAATTTCGTCGAGCTATTCCTGGAGGAACTGGAGGAGTCAAGGCTGTCACCAATTATGCTATA ATTTACAAACCCATTGCTGAAGCGAAGGCCAAAGGGTTCACCGATGTCTTGTTCCTTAATGCCGAAAAATACATCGAAGAGGTTTCTACCagtaatatttttcttgtgaaG GGAAATGAAATTTCAACTCCACCAACGAGTGGAACTATTCTGCCTGGAATCACCCGAAAAAGTATCATCGAAATCACACATGTTTTGGGTTACCAG GTTAAAGAACGTGCCATACCGGTGGAGGAATTGTTTGATGCTGAAGAAGTTTTCTGTACAGGAACTGCAGTGGGGGTTAATTCTGTTAACAGCATAACTTATCAGGATGAAAG GATTGAGTACAAAAGAGGAGCAGGGACTGTGGGGCAAAAGCTATATGAAATGGTAACAGGAATCCAAACTGGCCGCATTGAGGACAAGATGGGATGGACTGTCGAGCTTGATTGA
- the LOC102628935 gene encoding branched-chain-amino-acid aminotransferase 6-like isoform X1: MLKVSDCFRKWSIPSRIAGSILSKTRNQYCRTAGAAVEGYNEPSVHSSHVNGESANINWDDLGFGLIPTDYMYIMNCSKDQHFSQGTLTPFGKIEMNPSSGILNYGQGLFEGLKAHRTANGRILLFRPEQNAMRMKVGAKRMCMQAPTVEQFVNAVKQTVHSNKRWVPPPGKGAMYIRPLLMGSGPVLGVAPASEYTFITYASPVGNYHKGLLNLIVEEKFRRAIPGGTGGVKAVTNYAIIYKPIAEAKAKGFTDVLFLNAEKYIEEVSTSNIFLVKGNEISTPPTSGTILPGITRKSIIEITHVLGYQVKERAIPVEELFDAEEVFCTGTAVGVNSVNSITYQDERIEYKRGAGTVGQKLYEMVTGIQTGRIEDKMGWTVELD; this comes from the exons ATGTTAAAAGTAAGTGATTGTTTCAGAAAATGGAGCATACCGTCAAGAATAGCAGGATCGATTTTGTCTAAG aCAAGAAATCAATATTGTAGAACAGCAGGAGCAGCAGTGGAAGGTTACAATGAACCAAGTGTTCATAG CAGCCATGTCAATGGAGAATCTGCAAATATTAATTGGGATGACCTTGGATTTGGCCTAATTCCAACTGATTATATGTACATAATGAATTGTTCTAAAGACCAACACTTCTCACAAGGAACTCTCACTCCATTTGGAAAGATAGAGATGAACCCTTCATCTGGAATTTTAAACTATGGACAG GGTTTGTTCGAAGGTTTGAAGGCACACAGGACAGCAAATGGGCGTATCCTACTGTTTCGGCCAGAACAAAATGCCATGCGCATGAAAGTGGGTGCAAAAAGAATGTGCATGCAGGCACCAACTGTAGAACAATTTGTGAATGCAGTAAAGCAAACTGTACACTCCAACAAGCGATGg GTGCCTCCACCAGGGAAAGGAGCAATGTATATAAGGCCTTTGCTTATGGGAAGTGGACCGGTTCTAGGAGTTGCACCGGCCTCCGAATACACCTTCATAACTTATGCTTCTCCTGTAGGCAATTATCATAAG GGTTtactaaatttgattgtggAGGAAAAATTTCGTCGAGCTATTCCTGGAGGAACTGGAGGAGTCAAGGCTGTCACCAATTATGCTATA ATTTACAAACCCATTGCTGAAGCGAAGGCCAAAGGGTTCACCGATGTCTTGTTCCTTAATGCCGAAAAATACATCGAAGAGGTTTCTACCagtaatatttttcttgtgaaG GGAAATGAAATTTCAACTCCACCAACGAGTGGAACTATTCTGCCTGGAATCACCCGAAAAAGTATCATCGAAATCACACATGTTTTGGGTTACCAG GTTAAAGAACGTGCCATACCGGTGGAGGAATTGTTTGATGCTGAAGAAGTTTTCTGTACAGGAACTGCAGTGGGGGTTAATTCTGTTAACAGCATAACTTATCAGGATGAAAG GATTGAGTACAAAAGAGGAGCAGGGACTGTGGGGCAAAAGCTATATGAAATGGTAACAGGAATCCAAACTGGCCGCATTGAGGACAAGATGGGATGGACTGTCGAGCTTGATTGA
- the LOC102628935 gene encoding branched-chain-amino-acid aminotransferase 2, chloroplastic-like isoform X8: MYIMNCSKDQHFSQGTLTPFGKIEMNPSSGILNYGQGLFEGLKAHRTANGRILLFRPEQNAMRMKVGAKRMCMQAPTVEQFVNAVKQTVHSNKRWVPPPGKGAMYIRPLLMGSGPVLGVAPASEYTFITYASPVGNYHKGLLNLIVEEKFRRAIPGGTGGVKAVTNYAIIYKPIAEAKAKGFTDVLFLNAEKYIEEVSTSNIFLVKGNEISTPPTSGTILPGITRKSIIEITHVLGYQVKERAIPVEELFDAEEVFCTGTAVGVNSVNSITYQDERIEYKRGAGTVGQKLYEMVTGIQTGRIEDKMGWTVELD; this comes from the exons ATGTACATAATGAATTGTTCTAAAGACCAACACTTCTCACAAGGAACTCTCACTCCATTTGGAAAGATAGAGATGAACCCTTCATCTGGAATTTTAAACTATGGACAG GGTTTGTTCGAAGGTTTGAAGGCACACAGGACAGCAAATGGGCGTATCCTACTGTTTCGGCCAGAACAAAATGCCATGCGCATGAAAGTGGGTGCAAAAAGAATGTGCATGCAGGCACCAACTGTAGAACAATTTGTGAATGCAGTAAAGCAAACTGTACACTCCAACAAGCGATGg GTGCCTCCACCAGGGAAAGGAGCAATGTATATAAGGCCTTTGCTTATGGGAAGTGGACCGGTTCTAGGAGTTGCACCGGCCTCCGAATACACCTTCATAACTTATGCTTCTCCTGTAGGCAATTATCATAAG GGTTtactaaatttgattgtggAGGAAAAATTTCGTCGAGCTATTCCTGGAGGAACTGGAGGAGTCAAGGCTGTCACCAATTATGCTATA ATTTACAAACCCATTGCTGAAGCGAAGGCCAAAGGGTTCACCGATGTCTTGTTCCTTAATGCCGAAAAATACATCGAAGAGGTTTCTACCagtaatatttttcttgtgaaG GGAAATGAAATTTCAACTCCACCAACGAGTGGAACTATTCTGCCTGGAATCACCCGAAAAAGTATCATCGAAATCACACATGTTTTGGGTTACCAG GTTAAAGAACGTGCCATACCGGTGGAGGAATTGTTTGATGCTGAAGAAGTTTTCTGTACAGGAACTGCAGTGGGGGTTAATTCTGTTAACAGCATAACTTATCAGGATGAAAG GATTGAGTACAAAAGAGGAGCAGGGACTGTGGGGCAAAAGCTATATGAAATGGTAACAGGAATCCAAACTGGCCGCATTGAGGACAAGATGGGATGGACTGTCGAGCTTGATTGA
- the LOC102628273 gene encoding branched-chain-amino-acid aminotransferase 6-like isoform X1, whose protein sequence is MFRATDLLGKCSKPSRVGSLLSKIRHQARDTRAVQAYEPNVDRYHINGEHAKVDWGELGNKEVSPSSGIVNHGLSSLSLCKSFALSPSPQRQTMLPASDCFKRIHTKASPQSAMNDCELSNDHSDVVEEYANLKWDELGFCLIPVDYMYVMKCSKEKNFSHGILTRFGRLEMNPSSGILNYGQGVFEGLKAYRTEDGRILLFRPEQNALRMQMGADRLRMPSPTIEQFVDAVKHTVVANKQWVPPPGKGSLYIRPLLMGSGPVLGATPAPDYTFLAFASPVGNYHKGYLNLVVEEKFYRAFPGGTGGVKAIVNYSTVFKPVAEAKAKGFSDVLFLDVKTAKYIEEVSTSNIFFLKGNVISTPATDGTILPGITRKSVIEIAQILGYQVEERAVAVEELFDSEEVFCTGTAMVVNPVNSITYQGKRIEYKTGPETVAQKLYEMLLGIQTGRIEDKMGWTVELN, encoded by the exons ATGTTTAGAGCAACCGATTTGCTGGGAAAATGCAGCAAGCCTTCAAGAGTAGGATCGCTCTTATCTAAG ATAAGGCATCAAGCCAGAGACACAAGAGCTGTGCAAGCTTATGAACCAAACGTCGACAG ATATCATATCAATGGAGAACATGCAAAAGTCGACTGGGGTGAGCTTGGAAATAAGGAAGTGAGCCCTTCTTCTGGAATTGTAAACCATGGACTG AGTTCCCTTTCACTTTGCAAATCATTTGCTCTCTCTCCTTCGCCACAAAGACAAACCATGCTTCCCGCAAGTgattgtttcaaaaggattcATACCAAG GCAAGCCCTCAATCTGCTATGAATGATTGTGAATTGAGCAACGATCACag TGATGTTGTTGAAGAATATGCCAATCTGAAGTGGGATGAGCTCGGATTTTGTCTGATTCCAGTAGATTACATGTATGTAATGAAGtgttcaaaagaaaagaatttttcacATGGGATTCTCACTCGATTTGGAAGACTGGAAATGAATCCTTCGTCCggaattttaaattatggaCAG GGAGTATTTGAAGGTCTGAAGGCCTACAGGACAGAAGATGGGCGTATTCTACTGTTCCGACCTGAGCAAAATGCCTTGCGTATGCAGATGGGTGCAGACAGATTGCGCATGCCCTCGCCAACAATTGAGCAATTTGTTGATGCTGTTAAGCATACTGTTGTTGCTAACAAACAATGG gtTCCTCCTCCAGGAAAAGGGTCTTTGTATATTAGACCATTGCTCATGGGAAGTGGACCAGTTCTCGGTGCGACGCCGGCGCCTGACTACACATTTTTAGCATTTGCTTCTCCCGTTGGCAACTATCACAAG GGTTACCTAAATTTGGTTGTTGAGGAAAAGTTTTATCGAGCATTTCCCGGTGGAACCGGAGGAGTCAAAGCGATCGTAAACTATTCAACG GTTTTCAAACCAGTTGCTGAAGCAAAGGCAAAAGGGTTCTCCGATGTCTTATTTCTAGATGTAAAGACTGCAAAATACATCGAGGAGGTTTCCAcaagcaatattttttttctcaag GGAAATGTCATTTCGACCCCAGCAACCGACGGCACAATTCTTCCTGGAATCACTCGAAAGAGCGTCATCGAAATTGCCCAGATTTTGGGTTACCAA gTTGAAGAACGCGCTGTGGCGGTGGAGGAATTATTTGATTCTGAGGAAGTTTTTTGCACAGGAACGGCAATGGTAGTCAATCCTGTCAATAGCATCACGTATCAGGGTAAAAG GATAGAATACAAGACCGGACCTGAGACTGTGGCTCAAAAGCTttatgaaatgctattaggaATTCAAACTGGTCGTATTGAGGACAAGATGGGATGGACTGTGGAGCTTAATTGA
- the LOC102628273 gene encoding branched-chain-amino-acid aminotransferase 6-like isoform X2: MFRATDLLGKCSKPSRVGSLLSKIRHQARDTRAVQAYEPNVDRYHINGEHAKVDWGELGNKESSLSLCKSFALSPSPQRQTMLPASDCFKRIHTKASPQSAMNDCELSNDHSDVVEEYANLKWDELGFCLIPVDYMYVMKCSKEKNFSHGILTRFGRLEMNPSSGILNYGQGVFEGLKAYRTEDGRILLFRPEQNALRMQMGADRLRMPSPTIEQFVDAVKHTVVANKQWVPPPGKGSLYIRPLLMGSGPVLGATPAPDYTFLAFASPVGNYHKGYLNLVVEEKFYRAFPGGTGGVKAIVNYSTVFKPVAEAKAKGFSDVLFLDVKTAKYIEEVSTSNIFFLKGNVISTPATDGTILPGITRKSVIEIAQILGYQVEERAVAVEELFDSEEVFCTGTAMVVNPVNSITYQGKRIEYKTGPETVAQKLYEMLLGIQTGRIEDKMGWTVELN, translated from the exons ATGTTTAGAGCAACCGATTTGCTGGGAAAATGCAGCAAGCCTTCAAGAGTAGGATCGCTCTTATCTAAG ATAAGGCATCAAGCCAGAGACACAAGAGCTGTGCAAGCTTATGAACCAAACGTCGACAG ATATCATATCAATGGAGAACATGCAAAAGTCGACTGGGGTGAGCTTGGAAATAAGGAA AGTTCCCTTTCACTTTGCAAATCATTTGCTCTCTCTCCTTCGCCACAAAGACAAACCATGCTTCCCGCAAGTgattgtttcaaaaggattcATACCAAG GCAAGCCCTCAATCTGCTATGAATGATTGTGAATTGAGCAACGATCACag TGATGTTGTTGAAGAATATGCCAATCTGAAGTGGGATGAGCTCGGATTTTGTCTGATTCCAGTAGATTACATGTATGTAATGAAGtgttcaaaagaaaagaatttttcacATGGGATTCTCACTCGATTTGGAAGACTGGAAATGAATCCTTCGTCCggaattttaaattatggaCAG GGAGTATTTGAAGGTCTGAAGGCCTACAGGACAGAAGATGGGCGTATTCTACTGTTCCGACCTGAGCAAAATGCCTTGCGTATGCAGATGGGTGCAGACAGATTGCGCATGCCCTCGCCAACAATTGAGCAATTTGTTGATGCTGTTAAGCATACTGTTGTTGCTAACAAACAATGG gtTCCTCCTCCAGGAAAAGGGTCTTTGTATATTAGACCATTGCTCATGGGAAGTGGACCAGTTCTCGGTGCGACGCCGGCGCCTGACTACACATTTTTAGCATTTGCTTCTCCCGTTGGCAACTATCACAAG GGTTACCTAAATTTGGTTGTTGAGGAAAAGTTTTATCGAGCATTTCCCGGTGGAACCGGAGGAGTCAAAGCGATCGTAAACTATTCAACG GTTTTCAAACCAGTTGCTGAAGCAAAGGCAAAAGGGTTCTCCGATGTCTTATTTCTAGATGTAAAGACTGCAAAATACATCGAGGAGGTTTCCAcaagcaatattttttttctcaag GGAAATGTCATTTCGACCCCAGCAACCGACGGCACAATTCTTCCTGGAATCACTCGAAAGAGCGTCATCGAAATTGCCCAGATTTTGGGTTACCAA gTTGAAGAACGCGCTGTGGCGGTGGAGGAATTATTTGATTCTGAGGAAGTTTTTTGCACAGGAACGGCAATGGTAGTCAATCCTGTCAATAGCATCACGTATCAGGGTAAAAG GATAGAATACAAGACCGGACCTGAGACTGTGGCTCAAAAGCTttatgaaatgctattaggaATTCAAACTGGTCGTATTGAGGACAAGATGGGATGGACTGTGGAGCTTAATTGA
- the LOC102628273 gene encoding branched-chain-amino-acid aminotransferase 6-like isoform X3 produces the protein MLPASDCFKRIHTKASPQSAMNDCELSNDHSDVVEEYANLKWDELGFCLIPVDYMYVMKCSKEKNFSHGILTRFGRLEMNPSSGILNYGQGVFEGLKAYRTEDGRILLFRPEQNALRMQMGADRLRMPSPTIEQFVDAVKHTVVANKQWVPPPGKGSLYIRPLLMGSGPVLGATPAPDYTFLAFASPVGNYHKGYLNLVVEEKFYRAFPGGTGGVKAIVNYSTVFKPVAEAKAKGFSDVLFLDVKTAKYIEEVSTSNIFFLKGNVISTPATDGTILPGITRKSVIEIAQILGYQVEERAVAVEELFDSEEVFCTGTAMVVNPVNSITYQGKRIEYKTGPETVAQKLYEMLLGIQTGRIEDKMGWTVELN, from the exons ATGCTTCCCGCAAGTgattgtttcaaaaggattcATACCAAG GCAAGCCCTCAATCTGCTATGAATGATTGTGAATTGAGCAACGATCACag TGATGTTGTTGAAGAATATGCCAATCTGAAGTGGGATGAGCTCGGATTTTGTCTGATTCCAGTAGATTACATGTATGTAATGAAGtgttcaaaagaaaagaatttttcacATGGGATTCTCACTCGATTTGGAAGACTGGAAATGAATCCTTCGTCCggaattttaaattatggaCAG GGAGTATTTGAAGGTCTGAAGGCCTACAGGACAGAAGATGGGCGTATTCTACTGTTCCGACCTGAGCAAAATGCCTTGCGTATGCAGATGGGTGCAGACAGATTGCGCATGCCCTCGCCAACAATTGAGCAATTTGTTGATGCTGTTAAGCATACTGTTGTTGCTAACAAACAATGG gtTCCTCCTCCAGGAAAAGGGTCTTTGTATATTAGACCATTGCTCATGGGAAGTGGACCAGTTCTCGGTGCGACGCCGGCGCCTGACTACACATTTTTAGCATTTGCTTCTCCCGTTGGCAACTATCACAAG GGTTACCTAAATTTGGTTGTTGAGGAAAAGTTTTATCGAGCATTTCCCGGTGGAACCGGAGGAGTCAAAGCGATCGTAAACTATTCAACG GTTTTCAAACCAGTTGCTGAAGCAAAGGCAAAAGGGTTCTCCGATGTCTTATTTCTAGATGTAAAGACTGCAAAATACATCGAGGAGGTTTCCAcaagcaatattttttttctcaag GGAAATGTCATTTCGACCCCAGCAACCGACGGCACAATTCTTCCTGGAATCACTCGAAAGAGCGTCATCGAAATTGCCCAGATTTTGGGTTACCAA gTTGAAGAACGCGCTGTGGCGGTGGAGGAATTATTTGATTCTGAGGAAGTTTTTTGCACAGGAACGGCAATGGTAGTCAATCCTGTCAATAGCATCACGTATCAGGGTAAAAG GATAGAATACAAGACCGGACCTGAGACTGTGGCTCAAAAGCTttatgaaatgctattaggaATTCAAACTGGTCGTATTGAGGACAAGATGGGATGGACTGTGGAGCTTAATTGA